In Carassius auratus strain Wakin chromosome 20, ASM336829v1, whole genome shotgun sequence, the genomic stretch TCTGAATAGTGCAAAATAATGACAAGCTTGCCCTAGTGaaaaattaattacatacatTGAATTACCTGCAATTGTACTTCTAGTATTCTAAAGTGGTAGGCTATACTTTAAGTCTGCAACATCGGAACAACTAATTCTGTACTTCATGCACTTAACCTGTGTTATTCAGTAATTTTAGGAAATTAATGGGAAAAATACGAAAATACAAAGATgtttttgtgtgtacaatctaTAAATCAGCCACAATGCAGAAAAAAGTGCACAGTAATGAACAATGAAAACTGTGCCTGAAAACACTGCTCAGTAATTAAGGAATACAAAGCactatatatatcacacacacacacacacacacacaaacacacatacacacacacacatatataaaattagttttacattttatacacagACGTACTGCACAGTCTTTCATTTTTCTCTGTTGTCAAATAGTTTGAAAATAggatataataaatgtaataacctGCATGTTTTCCATTGCAGGTATTCGTAAGGAGCGCGGAGGCCGTGCCATCAGGCGTGACAGGAGGAGGAGCGGTAATGAAGATCGTGTCAAGAGCTACAGTGAACAGTCAAACCGCACCGGTCTGAGAACAGCTCCTCCGCAGGACAGGAGGAAGAGTAGCAGCACTGGTGTGGTCAGCACTTTATGCATGCCTCCTGACCAGGTGCTGGTGTTGCTTCTGGGGGCAGAGCCGCCAGCTGTCTGCTCACGACAGAAACACAGCCGCCCATACACCGAGATCACCATGATGTCCCTGCTCACAAACATGGCTGACAAGGAACTCGTCCACATGATTGCCTGGGCTAAGAAAGTACCAGGTAAAAACCCTTTCAAAAATCAATTAAAGTTGCTTTAATGATGGAGGGGGTTTTAAATCAGAAGGCAACAGAACCCCTGGTGACAGCCTTGCCAGTTTTAGTAACCGTGGCAACAGGTTATGACAGCACAGGTGGCTGAGATTTAAATGACGGGGTCACAGGCGTGAAGGTAAATACCCATCTTGGGTGTTATTAAAGTGTTTCAGCTTGATTTGGCCTCCAGCTGAGTTTGCACACATTAAAAGACCTGCTAAGAGTAAGAGCCATTATACAGTATCTGATGTTTAGATGTCTTAATTAACCTTCCTCAGAGAAGGAAACAATTGAAAATATGAGAAACATTGTataaaacttaaattataaaaGATAGAAAGTTATATGTGGGTTACAACCTATTAAAATTTCAGGTTCCATAATTATTTACCTGAAGGTGGAAAAAATTACTCTTCTAACACTCTTATACATCACAGAGAAAGATCTTTTCCATTATAAGCAAGAAATATGCTGAATTGGTGAATCATTTTACTAACGGTACTAGtattaaatgtaatttgcaaCCCATCCTTGTGCTACAGACTTGAATGATAGGCTACCTCAAATCATGCAGCTTAATGAGAAGAGGTATGCTGGGAATAGGTGGGAAAAAAAGCCCACAACGAACAAGTGTCCTAAACCATATCTAGGGACCAGAATATTATAGAGCCAATTAAGTAACTGCATAGCAACCACCCGTATTACAGCAATATGCATAATAACCACAGAACAGCTGCCCAGAACACAGAATTATTTAGCAGATGCCACTGTTATTGTATTTCAGAAAAAGTTTAAGTctttttaggggccaagcaccgaaccTTATTGTATCCATTAGCGTGATTGGACATTGTCTTTTTGTTCCCActgcaagtctatggcagcccaaaGAACCACTTGCGGGAAAGTTTGGCATACTGATAGAGGACAGCAAGAAAAGTTACCATTGCAAATTTGGAGTCTTTAACTCAAACTCTTTAGCACCACCACTTgtctaaacattaaaaaaaattatgcaaataactttttaaccATAATCCACaaaatttgtataaaatttttttcCTCTGATAACTTGGCTCATACGTAGTCGAAAGGACACCAAAATTCAAAAGTCGTaaggttttgttttttccctTTTTCGTTTTTTTCAAACTCGTCCTAGGTCGTTGAACCGATTCTCACGAAAATTTAAccggatcatcttcagaccacgCTGGCAAAAacttatggaattcaagttgattagtCATTCTGTTTCGGAATAGCACGTGAACAAGTTCTACGAAAAGCATGCAAAAGTggatgtgaggctatatctctgcagcGGGTTGGCCTATAGATACCAAACTTGTGTGTGttataaccatagacagtaaaagaaatggaaacagcgaccccattggaactcaattgagacaagttaagcccatttttagcggtttttagcacttccgtttctgacgcgcagactcaaacgaagcttgacgacgtcagcaacctgtctgacagatgtaaatcttctagtagctgtgcgtgcaaactgccatcgttaatcttacAGAGACGGCAAGCTTgagtggggagttctttggcgtgagtgagcaggagtaagtattctgattaattattttgtatagtattttaaaatgtaacgccagtacgccatattaagttaattgcctgcgagcttctcctcctgtctgtacggtaatgtgacaatgacgcaatcgttagcctatttttacaaaaactgtttctacggggccataatgtaacatggaaggtaatggagccctttatacattgtcgtgtatctttagaaataaataatggacaaacggagtctttaaacgcctcagatgtaaagttattcggtgtcaaagtgacgccaaaataaatgggagtcaatgggaaagctaacgcaagtgaagttctgctacaagatggcagcgcgtggccgacttcaacttccggtcgacttccttgccgcctggttatAACAAGCTTGActtgagactacctgcagtgtttcaacgctctgccccctagtggtcaggagatatgaaatattttttgctcataacttctgaatgcTTTGGCTAAAAATCACAAGACTGGTCTCTTCTGATTCAGTGCATCATGCCAAATCGAACGATAACCAGTTTTCCCATGTCAGCCTTTTTGGGcatcggccattttgaattatgttttaaaatgctgtattttacaaATTCATTAGTGTATCATTACGAAACTAATTTGGCTTCGGCTCCATACCCTCATGGTACTCAAGGAGTTTGGGGGCAGCAAAAGTTATAGTGAAATTTAGAAAAATACTAATAACTTTTGTTTACATTAACCTATTGTAATCAGACTTATGTTGATATATTCCTCGGATCACGAAGAGAAGAATGATACCAATATTACCGACTTCCTGTactccattttgattcatgttgacaacctactttttcgaacttcTCATAGATCGTTGggctgattttcaccaaatttggctTAGATCATTTTCAGACCAAGCTGgcaaaaaagttatggattttgtgttgttacacaaatacatttttgtttttatttagcgCATTAACAAATTTGCTAGAAAGATGTCAAACTGCATCTGAGGGCTGTATTTCTGCAAAGGGTTTTcatatttacaccaaactttgtatgtgccattgtcacctcacactgaccatggcACATCAATTTGGTAACGGTTCCACCTATTGgccaagagtaataaaccattcattaacctttaattattaaatttccaaaaatgctaataacttctGAATGCATTAGGCTATTGTGATGAAACTTTTCTCAAAATGTTCCTCGAGTTGTGCcaacaacatacataccaattttTGCTTAGAAAATCTGAACTTcttgtccgccattttgatttatgttaaaaaaataactactttttttttttattcctctgtTGGTCCGATTTTCATCAAAATCTAGTCAGATCATCctcagactgtgctgacaaaagACATGTTgccaaaatgagtctgaggctatatctttGCGAAGCTTTGACATAATGACAACAAACTTTGTGTctgccattgtcacctcacacagaacacaccaaaatgatttgattacagcgccacctgttGGTCGAAAGTGATAAGACATTTAATCATATTACTAGAGatttaatttatgatttttcagTCATTTCAATTACAGTCATCCAGCTTTTATTACTTATTATAGCATTTTTTCAGATGATCCATACCATGTTTAACTCCTTATTTTGCCGCTGGAGTGCTTGCCCCCGTAATTGTATTAGGTTATATTTTACCATGTAAATGTTCTTGCTACACAACATTAAGTactatttaaacattttgatttaagGAAAAATGTTTTTCAGAGTCTCTTAtgatggctgcatttatttgatttaaatacagtaagaacagtaatattgtgaaatatcactaTAGCTTAAGGGAACTgttaactatattttaaaatgtgatgtttcagaaatcattctaaatgctgatttggtgctcaagaaccaAACCTTTAATTCagattaacattataaatgtccttatTGTCACTTCTGaacactttaatgcatccttgctgattaaatgtagtaatttcttctaaaaacaaaaatgtaactgACCCCAAATGAATGTACGGAAGTGTGTGAAGCATGATGTCTGTGTTCTCTCCAGGCTTCCAGGATCTCTCTCTGCACGATCAGGTTCAGTTGTTGGAGAGCACTTGGCTGGAGGTGTTGATGATCGGACTCATATGGAGGTCTATTCATTCACCTGGAAAACTCATCTTTGCTCAGGATCTCATCCTTGATAGGTACTGGATGCTCTGCACGTCCTCTTGTAGGCCCCTGTAAAATTTGTATTTCCACTTTTTTGGTATACATCCATATTGGAACAACTCATTTAGTgaggctttaaaaaaataaaaaaaaataaaacacaaatccaATTTAATGACACACTCTAACGGTTACCATCACATATAGTCATCTAGTCAGACATGGAAAAGTGTGCAACCATGCTTTGAGAAGctttgaaaacacattaaattgttTTGATTAAATTTAGCCTCGCTTGACAGAAACCTGCGGGGACACCTGTTATACTCTAACGAAACTCACAACTTTATTTTAGTCTCAGGCAATCTTACTTGATACTGATGCTGTGAGGGTGATTGTGGGCTTTTCGAGATGTCATACTGACCTGATGCATTCCCTTATTTTTTGCCTCAATTTCATAAAGAACATTGAGTTGCATGTGGCTTTGTCTCCTTGCAGATGGGATCTGGCCCAGCAGAGGGCCATGCCTAATAAAATGAGATTGAATAATTATGAAACGAAAACTAGATTGTTAAAAATGATGTGAACTGTATACCTGAGTGCCTAGTGCTCCTCTTCAGAAGACCATGTCACAGGTAGATAGTAATTAGGTCCTGGTTGGGAACAGGCTCTTTTAAGGGCTTCTCAAGAACAGCGTCATTACTGACTAAGGCAATACGAATATAATCAAAACCGGCATCGGTAAAAAGTAACGAGTCGTGAGCTTGGTGGTTTAATAAAGCATCCTGGAGGATGAAGGAAAAAGGGTGAGTAACAATATGGATGGGACTGAAAAGATAATATGGCTGAATGAGAGAAGGGAAGGAGGCATGGATAAGAACTGATGAAAGACGGATGATCTACAGAGAGTCCATTAGAGGTCCAGTCTTTAAGTAAACATGTTTTCATGCATATGTTTATAGCTtcactagaaaaaaaaacagctattttaaggcACATATCACAGTAAATAGTACAAACAATCTCCTAGCATGCATAAATTGCTGGTCTTCCTCTTTACAGGAATGAAGGAGAATGTGTCGAGGGGATGGCTGAGATTTTCGACATGCTCTTGGCGACTGTGACTCGCTTCCGTAGTCTCAAACTCAAGCTGGAGGAATTCGTATGTCTCAAAGCTCTCATACTTCTCAATTCTGGTGAGTCTGCAAGAGTGATTTGAGTACTTTAGAGATAAAATACACTTCGGAGCTTCCAGgggtatatattatattattaaatgcttCCTGGAACATTTGATTCTGACTGGTCAGTCATGTAGGAtccaatccacacacacacacacacccccccaTCAACCTTCAATATGTGATCAAAAACTTACTTAACGCTATGCTAAGCCAGtagaatacactgtaaaaaaaaacacagaaaaaaaaatatttttttatatgtaattaaaacatttaatgaacTGTTAGATAGTATTAGCCACAACATAAACCACTTCAGAATCCTCTATTTTGGAACCTCTTACTTATTCAATATACCCTTCCGTTCAAAAGTCTCTTAAGCTCAGCCAGGCtgcattatttgataaaaaaataatcagtatATCAATGatcagtaaaatcagtaatattgtgaaattttgttacaatttaaaatacattttctgtataCATGGATTCATGGTTCTTTGTTGGAAAAAATTGTTGAAATCGAAATctttcatattattataaatgtcttacaaCCCTAAACATGTCTTAGGTGTCAGTTAATGTCGTACACTTGAATGGTTATTGCTTATTTTTTCTGTCCGGTCAGGTGCATTTTCATTCTGCTCCAGTCCGGTGGAGCCCTTGATGGACAGCTTCATGGTGCAGTGCATGCTGGACAACATCACTGACGCCTTCATTTACGGCATCAGTAAATCGGGTGCCTCGCTGCAGCTACAGTCCCGCCGTCAGGCCCAgctcctgctgctgctctcaCACATCAGACACATGAGGTAAAGAACAAATAAGATGATCAACACAAACAACATTtcatacacactaccattcaaaagaaaacaaatactgcTTATATTACAGTCAAGCACATTATATctgctttctttttttgaaagcaaCAAAGGAATGGAGCACTTATACCGAATGAAATGTAAGAACCGAGTCCCGCTCTATGACCTTTTGTTGGAGATGCTAGATGCCCAGCGATTCCATTCTTCAGGAAAGGTGCAGCGACTGTGGGCACAGAGTGAGAAAGACCCCCCATCTACACCCACAACCAGCAGCAGAGGTCCTGGAGCCATGCTGCCCAACATCGCCTGTCACGAGCAGAGTCCAGACCCCTGAGCTGTGTACGGTCCAACAACTGAAGAGTGTGGAGACTCAAGCAGTCAGTGCTGTCTCTCCTTGTGCCTTATCAAAGTCCACTTTAGATTCTGAAAGACCCATGTAGAAATAAACtcgttaaaaatgtaaaataataataaataaaacccttaaaCTCTTCAAATAAGAACAAGGCTCCCAAACACTATACATCTGTTGTCACTTGATTCATTAGTTTTGAAAGACATTTTGAAAAAGTgtcatacttaaaaaaataaataaaaaagaataaagggCTCTTGGGCCTGTGTGGGACACTGAGAGATGCATTTATGTAAAAGCTGCTaattcttcttatttttcttttaaatgaccaaTGGAGTgacagctttgacatcacaaacTTACTTAagctaaacaaacagaaaaatgaaaaggaaaaagaacAGGTGGCTTGTGAAGTACATCATAAACTAGCATTTCTGACTGACAGCACAGATTTGACAGTGGAATGTCAATGTAACATCACTTATTAACTTGAGTTTGAGCTTTATACCAAGGATTATTAAGTTACTGTAGTGGTACATTACCTTAAATGTAGAAGAACCGGAGAACTTCACATTGCAGCATCCGTGTTAAAAAATTTTCATGATACTATTATCACATGAATTATAGCAATAACAATAAGCATGTATAATTACAAGCAGTGCTTAACATAAAATACTTGatataaaacaaactgaaaacaggAGAAAAGTTGCTCttaaaaaaaccctgaaaaaataaatagaaggATGTGATGTATTCTCGCAATCAGAGatatatttatcaataaaaaTCACTGCTctagttttaatatgtttattaagtaATTTGAACTCGCATTTGGAGAACTGCTCAGTGATTAGTGGTGACAGAAGtggaatatttttgtgcaaagatATTTGCTTATTGGTTGGTTAATATGACAAAAATGTTACATCCTATTTTTGCTGTGGTAAAGTGCTGTAATTGGTTTTATGTGAATGCAATTCATGCAATGAATAACGGCCTATAATCACTGCAGGAACTGATACTGACTGCCTTACACTAGATTGCCATATTTTTCCTCAAATCTGTGAATGTGTATACTTGTAGTCCAGTAGACTTGTACATTACCTTTATCAGCTATTACATTTGATACTTGAATGTCATGATTTTTAAGGACCTAAAGTTTAAAAGGGTTCATTTGGCTGAATTAATTATAAAGGACAGagttttttccttaaaattatacttttaatttAACATAATGGGCAGACTAGcagaattgatatatatatatattaaatgaaaagatgTGTATTTATTGTCAGCATTAGCAAACTGTACATACATAAATAGGCATAGacattgtaataataatgtttttgtcacACTGTCATTGTCAtaacacacaaattaaaatacagtaagtaGATAACGGTAATAAAAAGCATGCGTCTCTCATAGAGCTACATCAGTGACTGTTTTACATttctacacacacaaaaaagtaactccatgccataaaataaaaataaaatctgaattgccATGCAAAAtcgtatttaaataatattcaaaataactttttttttctacaattttaaataatacgaaaataaaaataaaacactttcctTAGCCTTAAGCAAATAATTTTGGCCATTTTCTTGGACGGTATAAGTGCAGTACCTTATGCTTATGTCAGTGCT encodes the following:
- the esr1 gene encoding estrogen receptor isoform X2; this encodes MVMSGGQTSGEASGARQRRRTSPSPEREALEGLSSPPTAHKLSPMYPKEEHSTGGISSSLNYLDGAYDFSNLSETFGTSSPTEPASFGYYPAPPDPHAPPAEEHLQNLGTGPGSPLMFAPSSPQLSPYLNHHGGHHSTHQVSYYLDSPSSTVYRSSVVCSQQAGVGLCEELCSAADRQELFSGSRAAGGFDSEKETRFCAVCSDYASGYHYGVWSCEGCKAFFKRSIQGHNDYVCPATNQCTIDRNRRKSCQACRLRKCYEVGMMKGGIRKERGGRAIRRDRRRSGNEDRVKSYSEQSNRTGLRTAPPQDRRKSSSTGVVSTLCMPPDQVLVLLLGAEPPAVCSRQKHSRPYTEITMMSLLTNMADKELVHMIAWAKKVPGFQDLSLHDQVQLLESTWLEVLMIGLIWRSIHSPGKLIFAQDLILDRNEGECVEGMAEIFDMLLATVTRFRSLKLKLEEFVCLKALILLNSGAFSFCSSPVEPLMDSFMVQCMLDNITDAFIYGISKSGASLQLQSRRQAQLLLLLSHIRHMRNGALIPNEM
- the esr1 gene encoding estrogen receptor isoform X1; amino-acid sequence: MVMSGGQTSGEASGARQRRRTSPSPEREALEGLSSPPTAHKLSPMYPKEEHSTGGISSSLNYLDGAYDFSNLSETFGTSSPTEPASFGYYPAPPDPHAPPAEEHLQNLGTGPGSPLMFAPSSPQLSPYLNHHGGHHSTHQVSYYLDSPSSTVYRSSVVCSQQAGVGLCEELCSAADRQELFSGSRAAGGFDSEKETRFCAVCSDYASGYHYGVWSCEGCKAFFKRSIQGHNDYVCPATNQCTIDRNRRKSCQACRLRKCYEVGMMKGGIRKERGGRAIRRDRRRSGNEDRVKSYSEQSNRTGLRTAPPQDRRKSSSTGVVSTLCMPPDQVLVLLLGAEPPAVCSRQKHSRPYTEITMMSLLTNMADKELVHMIAWAKKVPGFQDLSLHDQVQLLESTWLEVLMIGLIWRSIHSPGKLIFAQDLILDRNEGECVEGMAEIFDMLLATVTRFRSLKLKLEEFVCLKALILLNSGAFSFCSSPVEPLMDSFMVQCMLDNITDAFIYGISKSGASLQLQSRRQAQLLLLLSHIRHMSNKGMEHLYRMKCKNRVPLYDLLLEMLDAQRFHSSGKVQRLWAQSEKDPPSTPTTSSRGPGAMLPNIACHEQSPDP